From one Catenuloplanes nepalensis genomic stretch:
- a CDS encoding type II toxin-antitoxin system PemK/MazF family toxin: protein MAGILRGIADKLTGRSASPSPASSTRSDGTRSDGTRSGGFREGAAHLGRRLTGRPTARPGTGREGRPARPTPATARIRKGRQLAYAPELDGQADPGEIVWTWVAYEEDASKGKDRPVLVVGRDGRVLLGLMLSSQSERQGQRHWLALGPGDWDRDKRPSFVRLDRVVQVREDGIRREGAILDRPRFDRIAGVLRHTYNWG from the coding sequence ATGGCGGGAATCTTGCGGGGCATCGCGGACAAGCTCACCGGCCGGTCGGCGTCGCCGTCTCCGGCGTCGTCCACTCGCTCCGACGGCACTCGCTCCGATGGCACTCGCTCCGGCGGCTTCCGGGAGGGCGCGGCGCATCTGGGCCGGCGCCTCACCGGCCGTCCCACCGCGCGGCCCGGCACCGGCCGCGAGGGACGCCCCGCCCGGCCCACGCCCGCCACCGCGCGCATCCGCAAGGGCCGCCAGCTGGCGTACGCGCCGGAGCTGGACGGCCAGGCCGACCCGGGCGAGATCGTCTGGACCTGGGTCGCCTACGAGGAGGACGCGTCCAAGGGCAAGGACCGGCCGGTGCTGGTCGTCGGACGGGACGGCCGCGTGCTGCTCGGCCTGATGCTCTCCAGCCAGAGCGAACGCCAGGGCCAGCGACACTGGCTCGCGCTCGGCCCCGGCGACTGGGACCGCGACAAGCGCCCCAGCTTCGTCCGCCTCGACCGGGTCGTCCAGGTCAGGGAGGACGGCATCCGCCGCGAGGGCGCGATCCTGGACCGGCCGCGCTTCGACCGGATAGCCGGCGTGCTCCGGCACACCTACAACTGGGGCTGA
- a CDS encoding DUF3307 domain-containing protein encodes MIEYPLAAQQLTFVVTLLALIVGHQLGDHVMQTDHQAANKAGRGRSAVTAMLGHLTAYHATAGVVLFVTAWALQLQLTWFGVTAGLLFSVITHAILDRRAVVRLVLQHTGSREFADQTTPVCGMYVADQSLHWACLLISALLMARL; translated from the coding sequence ATGATCGAGTACCCGCTAGCCGCCCAGCAGCTGACGTTCGTGGTCACGCTGCTGGCGCTGATCGTGGGTCACCAGCTCGGCGATCACGTGATGCAGACCGACCACCAGGCCGCGAACAAGGCCGGCAGGGGCCGTTCCGCGGTCACCGCGATGCTCGGGCACCTCACCGCCTACCACGCCACCGCCGGCGTAGTCCTGTTCGTCACCGCCTGGGCGCTGCAACTCCAGCTCACCTGGTTCGGCGTCACCGCCGGCCTGCTCTTCAGCGTGATCACCCACGCCATCCTCGACCGTCGCGCCGTCGTCCGCCTGGTCCTCCAGCACACCGGCTCCCGCGAGTTCGCCGACCAGACCACGCCGGTCTGCGGCATGTACGTCGCGGACCAGTCCCTGCACTGGGCCTGCCTGCTCATCTCCGCACTGCTGATGGCCCGTCTCTAA
- a CDS encoding discoidin domain-containing protein — protein MSPPRWRVAGIAAAVAALLGGYLVVTGPGAHAAPAETLLSQGRPATASSTESAAFPASSAVDGDGGTRWSSAAADPQWLRVDLGAPTSISRVSLTWEAAYATAFQLQTSNDGTAWTTIHTAANATGGNQSIAVTGTGRYLRLHTTARATPWGVSLWEFQVFGEGGTPGTPGTPTLLSYRKPGTASTSQSDGSCWECTPDKAFDNDPASRWATSNTNGWVDPGWIAVDLGATAQIQRVVLQWDPAYATAYQIQVSADGNAWTSIYSTTAGRGFKETLTVSGTGRYVRMYGTARSNGYGYSLYEFGVYGTGGNPTPLPPQPADPVFPATRLVWSDEFSGAAGGKPDAAKWTIDPGTGQNNEVQYYTNNENAALDGNGVLVLEARRQTAGGRDYTSHRMNTSDKFHVQYGRIEARVKVPKGNGLWPAFWMMGADFLTGRPWPYNGEIDIMEVLGRNTSEAYSTLHAPAYNGAAGYGQKYATVDLSQDFHVWAAEWDSKGIRFFLDGRLVFTADKATVESTRGPWIFDHQFYLILNLAVGGDFPGPVDATTPFPSRMYVDYVRVYQ, from the coding sequence ATGTCCCCACCCCGATGGCGCGTGGCCGGGATCGCCGCTGCCGTAGCCGCCCTGCTCGGCGGCTACCTCGTCGTCACCGGCCCGGGCGCCCACGCGGCACCGGCGGAGACGCTGCTGTCCCAGGGTCGCCCGGCCACCGCCTCGTCCACCGAGTCCGCGGCGTTCCCGGCGAGCTCGGCCGTGGACGGTGACGGCGGCACCCGCTGGTCGTCCGCGGCGGCCGACCCGCAGTGGCTGCGGGTGGACCTCGGCGCGCCCACCTCGATCAGCCGGGTCTCGCTGACCTGGGAGGCGGCGTACGCGACCGCGTTCCAGCTCCAGACGTCCAACGACGGCACCGCGTGGACCACGATCCACACCGCGGCGAACGCGACCGGCGGCAACCAGAGCATCGCGGTCACCGGCACCGGGCGCTACCTTCGGCTCCACACCACGGCCCGGGCCACGCCGTGGGGCGTCTCGCTGTGGGAGTTCCAGGTGTTCGGCGAAGGCGGCACGCCGGGCACACCAGGCACGCCGACGCTTCTGTCGTACCGGAAGCCGGGCACGGCCTCGACCAGTCAGAGCGACGGCAGCTGCTGGGAGTGCACGCCGGACAAGGCGTTCGACAACGACCCGGCCAGCCGCTGGGCGACCAGCAACACGAACGGCTGGGTGGACCCGGGCTGGATCGCGGTCGACCTCGGCGCCACCGCGCAGATCCAGCGCGTCGTGCTGCAGTGGGACCCGGCGTACGCCACCGCGTACCAGATCCAGGTCTCGGCCGACGGGAACGCGTGGACCAGCATCTACTCCACCACGGCCGGGCGCGGCTTCAAGGAGACGCTGACCGTGAGCGGCACCGGCCGGTACGTGCGGATGTACGGCACCGCGCGGTCGAACGGCTACGGCTACTCGCTCTACGAGTTCGGCGTGTACGGCACCGGTGGCAACCCCACGCCGCTCCCGCCGCAGCCGGCCGACCCGGTGTTCCCGGCGACGCGGCTGGTCTGGTCCGACGAGTTCTCCGGGGCGGCGGGCGGCAAGCCGGACGCGGCGAAGTGGACGATCGACCCGGGTACCGGGCAGAACAACGAGGTCCAGTACTACACGAACAACGAGAACGCCGCGCTGGACGGCAACGGCGTGCTGGTCCTCGAGGCACGGCGGCAGACCGCGGGCGGCCGGGACTACACCTCGCACCGGATGAACACCAGTGACAAGTTCCACGTGCAGTACGGGCGGATCGAGGCCCGCGTCAAGGTGCCGAAGGGCAACGGGCTGTGGCCGGCGTTCTGGATGATGGGCGCGGACTTCCTCACCGGGCGGCCGTGGCCGTACAACGGCGAGATCGACATCATGGAGGTCCTCGGCCGCAACACCTCCGAGGCGTACTCCACGCTGCACGCACCGGCCTACAACGGCGCGGCCGGGTACGGGCAGAAGTACGCCACCGTCGACCTGTCGCAGGACTTCCACGTCTGGGCCGCGGAGTGGGACAGCAAGGGCATCCGCTTCTTCCTCGACGGACGGCTCGTCTTCACGGCGGACAAGGCGACGGTCGAGTCCACGCGCGGCCCCTGGATCTTCGACCACCAGTTCTACCTGATCCTCAACCTCGCGGTCGGCGGTGACTTCCCCGGCCCGGTGGACGCCACCACGCCGTTCCCGTCCCGGATGTACGTCGACTACGTCCGCGTCTACCAGTAA
- a CDS encoding Nramp family divalent metal transporter: MTETAAGRFPARHLPRVVVRDLPPPPSSARKIIGPGVVAAGVGLASGEFVLFPYIASQVGLVFLWAAAVGIVTQWFLNMEIERYTLATGETALTGFSRFWRHWGLVFAIMVYFANLWPGWATSSATMVTYLFGGEARWIAIGMLVLIGVTLTLAPVIYTVLERIEGFKVILVALFIVVAIGFAISADAWAELPSTVTAPQFPTELGFALMLSALVFAGAGGGQNLCQSNWIRDKGYGMGSYVPRLVSPVTGAEEAAPSTGFIFEPTERNMTHWRRWWRLANQEQALTFGLISFVTITLMSLLAYSTVYGTPGLANSVSFLKIEGEALKSTVGGWFGTLFWAVGALSLFAAALGIVDYTSRLAADVLKTSYLRGRSENRLYFALVWGLVAIGIIILLAGLDQPLPLLVIAACVGGLMMFVYSMLLLLLNRRVLPPEIRPRAFRIAALIWSVLLFGVFSALTLWQQGERLIGWLN; encoded by the coding sequence GTGACCGAGACCGCAGCCGGTAGATTTCCGGCTCGCCACCTGCCCCGGGTCGTCGTCCGGGACCTGCCGCCACCGCCGTCGTCGGCCCGGAAGATAATCGGGCCGGGCGTGGTGGCCGCGGGCGTCGGCCTCGCCTCCGGCGAGTTCGTGCTCTTCCCATATATAGCCTCGCAGGTCGGGCTCGTCTTCCTCTGGGCCGCCGCTGTCGGCATCGTGACGCAGTGGTTCCTCAACATGGAAATCGAGCGCTACACGCTGGCCACCGGAGAGACCGCCCTGACCGGATTCTCCCGCTTCTGGCGGCACTGGGGCCTGGTCTTCGCGATCATGGTCTACTTCGCGAACCTCTGGCCCGGCTGGGCGACCAGCTCCGCCACGATGGTCACCTACCTGTTCGGCGGTGAGGCCCGGTGGATCGCGATCGGCATGCTGGTGCTGATCGGCGTCACCCTCACGCTCGCCCCGGTGATCTACACGGTGCTGGAACGGATCGAGGGCTTCAAGGTCATCCTGGTGGCACTGTTCATCGTGGTCGCGATCGGCTTCGCGATCAGCGCGGACGCCTGGGCCGAACTGCCGTCCACCGTCACCGCGCCCCAGTTCCCGACCGAGCTCGGCTTCGCGCTGATGCTCTCCGCGCTCGTCTTCGCCGGAGCCGGCGGCGGTCAGAATCTGTGCCAGTCGAACTGGATCCGGGACAAGGGCTACGGCATGGGCTCCTACGTTCCGCGCCTGGTCAGCCCGGTCACCGGCGCGGAGGAGGCGGCACCGTCCACCGGCTTCATCTTCGAGCCCACCGAGCGGAACATGACGCACTGGCGCCGCTGGTGGAGGCTCGCCAACCAGGAGCAGGCGCTCACGTTCGGCCTCATCTCGTTCGTCACGATCACGCTGATGTCGCTGCTGGCCTACTCCACGGTCTACGGCACACCCGGGCTCGCGAACAGCGTGAGCTTCCTGAAGATCGAGGGCGAGGCGCTGAAGTCCACGGTCGGCGGCTGGTTCGGCACGCTGTTCTGGGCCGTCGGCGCGCTGTCGCTCTTCGCGGCGGCGCTGGGCATCGTCGACTACACCAGCCGGCTCGCGGCGGACGTGCTCAAGACCTCGTACCTGCGCGGCCGCTCGGAGAACCGGCTCTACTTCGCGCTGGTCTGGGGCCTGGTCGCGATCGGCATCATCATCCTGCTCGCCGGCCTCGACCAGCCGCTCCCGCTCCTGGTCATCGCGGCCTGCGTCGGCGGCCTGATGATGTTCGTCTACTCGATGCTGCTGCTCCTGCTCAACCGCCGCGTCCTGCCGCCGGAGATCCGCCCGCGCGCGTTCCGCATCGCGGCACTGATCTGGTCCGTCCTGCTCTTCGGCGTCTTCTCCGCGCTGACGCTCTGGCAGCAGGGCGAGCGCCTGATCGGCTGGCTCAACTAG
- a CDS encoding glutathione S-transferase family protein, translated as MTTESQQGVYVNPKGEFDRDQRYITTRITRDGAEGWPVEPGRYRLVVSRACPWANRSIIVRRLLGLEDVISMGIAGPTHDARSWTFDLDPGGVDPVLKIERLQEAFFRRDPGYPRGITVPAIVDVPTGQVVTNDFAQITLDLSLEWAEFHRPGAPALYPADLRTEIDEVNRRVFTEVNNGVYRCGFAGTQEAYESAYARLFDALDWLSERLETQRYLVGDTITEADVRLFTTLARFDAVYHGHFKCNRSKLSEMPVLWAYARDLFQTPGFGDTTDFVHIKRHYYEVHRDINPTGIVPAGPDLTNWLTPHDRASLGGHPFGNGTPPGPQSLTETVPAGHNPLPS; from the coding sequence ATGACTACCGAGTCGCAGCAGGGCGTCTACGTCAACCCCAAGGGCGAGTTCGACCGCGACCAGCGGTACATCACCACCCGGATCACCCGCGACGGCGCCGAGGGCTGGCCGGTCGAGCCCGGTCGCTACCGGCTCGTCGTCAGCCGCGCCTGCCCGTGGGCCAACCGCTCGATCATCGTGCGCCGGCTGCTCGGGCTGGAGGACGTCATCTCGATGGGCATCGCCGGCCCGACCCACGACGCGCGCAGCTGGACCTTCGATCTGGACCCGGGCGGCGTGGACCCGGTCCTCAAGATCGAGCGGCTGCAGGAGGCGTTCTTCAGGCGCGACCCGGGCTACCCACGCGGCATCACGGTCCCGGCCATCGTGGACGTCCCGACCGGCCAGGTCGTCACGAACGACTTCGCGCAGATCACGCTGGACCTGTCACTGGAGTGGGCGGAGTTCCACCGTCCCGGCGCGCCCGCGCTCTACCCGGCGGACCTCCGCACCGAGATCGACGAGGTCAACCGGCGGGTCTTCACAGAGGTCAACAACGGCGTCTACCGGTGCGGGTTCGCGGGCACCCAGGAGGCGTACGAATCCGCCTACGCCCGGCTCTTCGACGCGCTCGACTGGCTGTCGGAGCGCCTGGAGACCCAGCGATACCTGGTCGGCGACACGATCACCGAGGCGGACGTGCGGCTGTTCACCACGCTGGCCCGCTTCGACGCGGTCTACCACGGGCACTTCAAGTGCAATCGCAGCAAGCTGTCGGAGATGCCGGTGCTGTGGGCGTACGCCCGCGATCTCTTCCAGACGCCCGGCTTCGGCGACACCACCGACTTCGTCCACATCAAGCGCCACTACTACGAGGTCCACCGGGACATCAACCCGACCGGCATCGTCCCGGCCGGCCCCGACCTCACCAACTGGCTCACGCCGCACGACCGGGCCTCCCTCGGCGGCCACCCGTTCGGCAACGGCACCCCGCCCGGCCCGCAGTCCCTCACCGAGACCGTCCCGGCCGGCCACAACCCCCTGCCGTCCTGA
- a CDS encoding LacI family DNA-binding transcriptional regulator, whose amino-acid sequence MSRRPSPESRPPTLEEVADAAGVSRATVSRVINAVPTVDPRIRAAVERAIAEIGYVPNLAARSLVTRSTNSIALVISEPDREYEAPFLNRVFTDPFFGRVTAGAQDVLRPRGIHLVIIPADPPAHHLVVRYLRQGHVDGVLLISSHSEDPIPRQLSDLTIPTVMSARPGYPVPLSHTDVDQRTGARLAVAHLRSLGRTRIGAVSGPLDTQAGHDRHDGFRTAAGPGAPYVEGDFTRAQAERVTHDLLAAHPDLDGLFVASDVMAEGVLATLHELGRRVPADIAVVGFDDSSAALACRPRLTTVRQPVEEMSAEMARLLLATIDDPSRLPRSVIFQPSLIIRDSA is encoded by the coding sequence ATGTCTCGCCGGCCGTCACCCGAGTCCCGTCCGCCCACACTGGAGGAGGTCGCCGACGCCGCCGGCGTCTCCCGGGCCACGGTGTCCCGCGTGATCAACGCCGTGCCCACGGTGGACCCGCGGATCCGGGCCGCGGTCGAGCGCGCGATCGCCGAGATCGGGTACGTGCCGAACCTGGCCGCCCGCTCGCTGGTCACCCGCAGCACGAACTCGATCGCGCTGGTCATCTCCGAGCCGGACCGGGAGTACGAGGCGCCGTTCCTGAACCGGGTCTTCACCGACCCGTTCTTCGGGCGGGTCACCGCGGGCGCGCAGGACGTGCTCCGGCCGCGCGGCATCCACCTGGTGATCATCCCGGCCGATCCGCCCGCGCACCACCTGGTGGTGCGCTACCTCCGGCAGGGGCACGTGGACGGCGTGCTGCTGATCTCCAGCCACAGCGAGGACCCGATCCCGCGGCAGCTCTCCGACCTGACGATCCCCACGGTCATGTCCGCGCGCCCCGGCTATCCGGTGCCGCTCAGCCACACCGACGTCGATCAGCGGACCGGTGCGCGGCTCGCGGTGGCGCATCTCCGGTCGCTGGGCAGGACCCGGATCGGCGCGGTCAGCGGGCCGCTGGACACGCAGGCCGGGCACGACCGGCACGACGGCTTCCGCACCGCGGCCGGGCCGGGCGCGCCGTACGTGGAGGGCGACTTCACCCGCGCGCAGGCCGAACGCGTGACGCACGACCTGCTGGCCGCGCACCCGGACCTGGACGGGCTGTTCGTCGCCAGCGACGTGATGGCCGAGGGCGTGCTGGCCACGCTGCACGAACTCGGCCGCCGGGTGCCGGCGGACATCGCGGTGGTCGGCTTCGACGACAGCAGCGCGGCCCTGGCCTGCCGCCCCCGCCTGACAACGGTCCGCCAGCCGGTCGAGGAGATGTCCGCCGAAATGGCCCGCCTGCTCCTGGCCACGATCGACGACCCGTCCCGCCTCCCCCGCTCCGTCATCTTCCAGCCGTCCCTGATCATCCGCGACTCCGCCTGA
- a CDS encoding serine/threonine-protein kinase, with translation MRPSDSPAGAPATDPAGVPPPRRIGGAYALQEEIGGGATGTVWRALESSTGEQVAIKLLRDDLAGEPKIVMRFVQERAILRMLRHPHIVPVRELLTVGSSLGLVMDLIPGGSLRRRLRAAGTLPPAEAAVILGQTAAALSHAHRRGVVHRDLKPDNILLTRPGETDPTVRLTDFGVARVLHGSRLTTTGAVIGTAGYLAPEVIAGGRPMPAADVYALGIVLFELLLGRPPFAGVNPYASLQGFTVPRPASAPPSAWQIIESCLASDPTHRPTAAELIDRFRALADATAGLPALDPLHEPFTDGLPILPRQNPTPAPPGQDADLAALSGQGAGLAALPGSDVAAAPGGGSAIPAVAGSGTAPGSGTDATAADRADGATPPGEADIPVQAGQSGRPDTQSPVITPASVPPAKQTHPSGPDGEAGPEHSAAGDRSDANTGAGGRGGDTGDRADAKAGGSAGSGERGNDAGDRADAQAAGSAGAGGDGRSRVRGRRRSKVAEPGGMLRRRVATPLAGLAAIAVMGGAVALAIRHNAAEHHASAVPQVSTTAPSPLAAPERSPVPAVHAPKPQPAAVSPQPTPTGAPTSVPARPVARTTAPAAATSAAATPEAVSYTWGPTRCDSVMQWATTRPAVIQTCYALGPAVRLSGVISALPGASAVVSLHLVEESSGRTVAGPFTCPKVTFTREDIQHACGGFETTVTRGRRYAVVQTWRSTSERQGPLAPGTARTQFFTVPG, from the coding sequence ATGCGCCCCTCCGACTCACCCGCCGGCGCCCCGGCCACCGACCCGGCCGGGGTGCCGCCACCCCGCCGGATCGGCGGCGCCTACGCGCTGCAGGAGGAGATCGGCGGCGGCGCCACCGGCACGGTCTGGCGCGCACTCGAGTCCTCCACCGGCGAACAGGTCGCGATCAAGCTGCTCCGCGACGACCTGGCCGGCGAGCCGAAGATCGTGATGCGCTTCGTGCAGGAGCGCGCGATCCTGCGCATGCTCCGCCACCCGCACATCGTGCCGGTCCGCGAACTGCTCACCGTCGGCTCGTCGCTCGGCCTGGTGATGGACCTCATCCCGGGCGGCAGCCTGCGCCGGCGGCTCCGCGCGGCCGGCACGCTCCCGCCCGCCGAGGCCGCGGTCATCCTCGGCCAGACCGCGGCCGCGCTCAGCCACGCACACCGCCGCGGCGTCGTGCACCGCGACCTCAAGCCGGACAACATCCTGCTAACCCGGCCCGGCGAGACCGACCCGACGGTCCGCCTCACCGACTTCGGCGTGGCCCGGGTGCTGCACGGCTCCCGGCTCACCACGACCGGCGCGGTGATCGGCACGGCCGGCTACCTCGCCCCCGAGGTGATCGCGGGCGGCCGTCCGATGCCCGCGGCCGACGTCTACGCGCTCGGCATCGTGCTGTTCGAGCTGCTGCTGGGCCGGCCACCGTTCGCGGGCGTGAACCCCTACGCCTCGCTCCAGGGCTTCACGGTCCCGCGCCCGGCGTCCGCGCCACCATCGGCCTGGCAGATCATCGAATCCTGCCTCGCCTCCGACCCTACCCACCGTCCGACCGCGGCCGAGCTCATCGATCGCTTCCGCGCCCTCGCCGACGCCACCGCCGGCCTCCCCGCCCTCGACCCCCTCCACGAGCCGTTCACCGACGGCCTCCCCATCCTGCCCCGCCAGAACCCCACCCCCGCTCCACCCGGCCAGGACGCCGACCTCGCGGCTTTGTCTGGTCAGGGCGCCGGGCTTGCGGCTCTGCCCGGCTCGGATGTGGCGGCAGCGCCGGGCGGGGGGAGCGCGATCCCGGCTGTGGCGGGATCGGGGACCGCGCCCGGCAGCGGGACGGATGCCACGGCGGCCGATCGAGCCGACGGCGCGACGCCGCCGGGTGAAGCCGATATCCCCGTGCAGGCCGGCCAGTCCGGCCGGCCGGACACGCAATCGCCGGTGATCACGCCTGCCTCCGTTCCGCCCGCGAAGCAGACACACCCATCCGGCCCGGACGGAGAAGCCGGCCCGGAACACTCCGCCGCCGGTGACCGCTCCGATGCGAATACCGGCGCCGGTGGGCGGGGTGGCGACACCGGCGACCGCGCCGACGCGAAGGCCGGCGGCAGTGCCGGGAGCGGTGAGCGGGGTAACGACGCTGGTGACCGCGCCGATGCGCAAGCCGCCGGCAGTGCCGGTGCGGGCGGTGACGGGCGGAGCCGGGTGCGTGGGCGGCGGCGAAGCAAGGTGGCCGAGCCGGGCGGGATGCTGCGGCGGCGAGTGGCGACGCCGCTGGCCGGGCTGGCCGCGATCGCCGTGATGGGCGGTGCGGTTGCGCTCGCGATCCGGCACAACGCCGCGGAGCATCACGCGTCGGCGGTGCCACAGGTGTCCACGACCGCACCGAGCCCGCTCGCGGCGCCGGAGCGCAGCCCGGTCCCGGCCGTGCACGCCCCGAAACCGCAGCCGGCCGCGGTCAGCCCGCAACCCACGCCGACCGGTGCGCCGACCAGCGTGCCGGCCCGGCCGGTCGCACGCACTACCGCGCCGGCCGCCGCCACCAGCGCGGCCGCCACGCCGGAGGCGGTCAGTTATACCTGGGGCCCGACGCGCTGCGACTCCGTGATGCAATGGGCGACCACCCGGCCCGCCGTGATCCAGACCTGTTACGCGCTCGGCCCGGCCGTCCGGCTCAGCGGCGTGATCTCCGCGCTCCCGGGTGCGTCCGCCGTCGTCTCGCTGCACCTGGTGGAGGAGTCGTCCGGCCGTACCGTGGCGGGTCCTTTCACCTGCCCGAAGGTCACCTTCACGCGGGAGGACATCCAGCACGCCTGCGGCGGGTTCGAGACGACCGTGACGCGCGGCCGCCGCTACGCGGTGGTCCAGACGTGGCGCTCCACCTCGGAGCGCCAGGGCCCGCTCGCCCCCGGCACCGCCCGGACCCAGTTCTTCACCGTCCCCGGCTGA
- a CDS encoding DUF1996 domain-containing protein, producing the protein MKRLITLGVALLGLLGTYLIVTTATASAAEALLSQGRTAAASSSESSAFPAGAAVDGNAGTRWSSAAADPQWLRVDLGTSATITRVALNWEAAYARGFQLQTSADGNAWTTVHTATNATGGNQSITINGTGRYVRVYTTARGTAYGVSLWEFEVFGAGGAPATSLPPNVVRVAEFLADCPYSHRLPDDPIIFPGLPGASHMHSFFGATVTNAMTNLADLLNSQTTCNPREDKSSYWVPTLYQDNVPVEPTGVTFYYLGEGVRDDIIANTQPIPLGLRIVAGNARATGPNDNTISRWSCLHAGHVGSSHDFVNCPSGTMLESYLDFPQCWNGRDLDSADHKSHMAYPVNQACPATHPVAVPKLRQVLRYPVSGDPARLRLASGGGFTMHGDFFNAWPEAEMARRVNDCIRPIIKCGANGRP; encoded by the coding sequence ATGAAACGGCTGATCACGCTCGGGGTCGCGCTGCTGGGCCTGCTGGGCACCTACCTCATCGTCACTACGGCCACGGCGAGCGCGGCCGAGGCGTTGCTCTCCCAGGGTCGTACCGCCGCGGCCTCGTCCTCGGAATCCTCGGCCTTCCCCGCGGGCGCGGCCGTGGACGGCAACGCCGGGACCCGCTGGTCGTCCGCGGCGGCGGATCCGCAGTGGCTGCGCGTCGACCTCGGCACGTCCGCCACGATCACCCGGGTCGCGCTGAACTGGGAGGCCGCGTACGCCCGCGGGTTCCAGCTCCAGACCAGCGCGGACGGGAACGCGTGGACCACGGTGCACACCGCCACGAACGCGACCGGCGGGAACCAGAGCATCACGATCAACGGCACCGGGCGGTACGTGCGGGTCTACACGACCGCGCGCGGCACCGCGTACGGCGTCTCGCTCTGGGAATTCGAGGTCTTCGGCGCGGGCGGGGCACCGGCCACGTCGCTGCCGCCGAACGTGGTGCGGGTCGCGGAGTTCCTGGCCGACTGCCCGTACTCGCACCGGCTGCCGGACGACCCGATCATCTTCCCCGGTCTGCCCGGCGCGTCGCACATGCACAGCTTCTTCGGCGCCACGGTCACGAACGCGATGACGAACCTGGCCGACCTGCTCAACTCGCAGACCACCTGCAACCCGCGCGAGGACAAGAGCTCGTACTGGGTGCCGACGCTGTACCAGGACAACGTGCCGGTCGAGCCGACCGGCGTCACGTTCTACTACCTGGGCGAGGGCGTGCGGGACGACATCATCGCGAACACCCAGCCGATCCCGCTCGGCCTGCGGATCGTGGCCGGCAACGCGCGGGCGACCGGGCCGAACGACAACACGATCTCGCGCTGGTCCTGCCTGCACGCCGGGCACGTCGGCTCGTCGCACGACTTCGTGAACTGCCCGTCCGGCACGATGCTGGAGTCCTACCTGGACTTCCCGCAGTGCTGGAACGGGCGTGATCTGGACTCGGCCGATCACAAGTCGCACATGGCGTACCCGGTGAATCAGGCCTGTCCGGCGACGCACCCCGTCGCGGTGCCGAAGTTGCGGCAGGTGCTGCGCTACCCGGTCAGCGGTGACCCGGCGCGGCTGCGGCTCGCGTCCGGCGGCGGGTTCACCATGCACGGCGACTTCTTCAACGCCTGGCCGGAGGCGGAGATGGCCCGGCGGGTCAACGACTGCATCCGCCCGATCATCAAGTGCGGGGCGAACGGCCGTCCCTGA
- a CDS encoding YggT family protein — protein sequence MLALISTVLLLFQFLLIARALLDWSTVLAGPSMPGSFRDRAIRVVHTVTEPVLAPVRKILPPVRFGAVGIDLSFIVVFAVVVLLQAII from the coding sequence ATGCTCGCCCTGATCAGCACCGTTCTGCTGCTGTTCCAGTTCCTGCTCATCGCACGCGCCCTGCTCGACTGGAGCACCGTGCTGGCAGGACCGTCGATGCCTGGCTCCTTCCGCGACCGCGCCATCCGCGTCGTCCACACGGTGACCGAGCCCGTGCTGGCCCCGGTCCGCAAGATCCTCCCCCCGGTCCGCTTCGGCGCCGTCGGCATCGACCTCTCCTTCATCGTCGTCTTCGCCGTCGTCGTCCTGCTCCAGGCCATCATCTGA